Proteins found in one Cytophagales bacterium genomic segment:
- a CDS encoding DUF433 domain-containing protein — MKKNEVYKYISSNPKIMHGKPCVNGTRIHVSLVVSMLADGMTEEQILKEYPSLRQCAEITWHSGLFFCPFSSLQNP; from the coding sequence ATGAAAAAGAACGAAGTTTATAAATATATTTCATCCAATCCTAAAATAATGCATGGCAAACCATGCGTGAATGGGACAAGGATACACGTCTCATTGGTTGTTTCAATGTTAGCTGATGGAATGACGGAAGAACAAATATTAAAAGAATATCCGTCATTAAGGCAGTGCGCAGAAATAACTTGGCATTCTGGCTTGTTCTTTTGTCCTTTTTCTTCGTTACAAAATCCTTGA
- a CDS encoding DUF4258 domain-containing protein, translating into MVKELTWWEHAKQRIKERKITFELIKQAIENPDQIIKEDKLKIIHKIYNDKKKDKQYLLRIFIKEEPKRIIIRSVYRTSKIKKYWREEL; encoded by the coding sequence ATAGTGAAAGAATTAACCTGGTGGGAGCACGCTAAGCAGCGAATTAAAGAACGTAAAATTACTTTTGAATTGATAAAACAAGCAATAGAAAACCCTGATCAAATTATTAAAGAAGATAAACTCAAAATTATCCATAAAATATATAACGATAAGAAAAAAGATAAGCAATATTTACTACGAATTTTTATTAAGGAAGAACCTAAAAGGATAATTATACGTTCTGTTTATCGTACATCAAAAATCAAAAAATACTGGAGGGAAGAATTATGA
- a CDS encoding DUF2283 domain-containing protein, giving the protein MKINYDPQADALYIYLRKGNIDESDEVAQGVIIDYDAKGQPLGIEFLDAAKLFGGKREMHVELSLTENIKK; this is encoded by the coding sequence ATGAAAATAAACTATGATCCACAGGCAGATGCTCTTTATATTTATTTAAGAAAAGGAAATATTGATGAGAGCGATGAGGTTGCACAAGGTGTCATAATAGATTATGATGCTAAGGGCCAACCCTTGGGGATAGAATTTCTTGATGCTGCAAAACTATTTGGTGGTAAAAGGGAAATGCATGTTGAGCTGTCTTTGACAGAAAATATTAAGAAGTAA
- a CDS encoding DUF2283 domain-containing protein yields the protein MKTTYSKDADALLIKLHDAKPHYGDDIGDGIIIHYDKNDHPVEVEILHAKRYLVNWLEQALDVKSISSGSA from the coding sequence ATGAAAACTACATATAGTAAAGATGCGGATGCATTATTAATAAAACTACATGATGCAAAACCCCATTATGGTGATGATATTGGAGATGGCATCATCATCCATTATGATAAAAATGATCATCCGGTGGAAGTTGAAATTCTACATGCAAAAAGGTATCTTGTAAATTGGTTAGAGCAGGCGCTTGACGTAAAGAGTATAAGTTCCGGAAGTGCTTGA
- a CDS encoding BrnT family toxin encodes MKFDWDRAKSDKNKIKHGIDFTAAKGMWDDKKRIEIHAPYPIEERNIIIGKFNNKLWTAIYTTRGNVIRIISVRRSRKKEVKLYEKGQTS; translated from the coding sequence ATGAAATTTGACTGGGATCGTGCAAAGAGTGATAAAAACAAGATAAAACATGGAATTGATTTTACGGCAGCTAAAGGGATGTGGGATGATAAGAAGCGTATTGAAATTCATGCTCCATATCCTATTGAAGAACGTAATATTATTATAGGCAAGTTTAATAATAAGCTATGGACTGCAATATATACTACACGGGGCAATGTGATAAGAATTATTTCAGTGAGACGTTCAAGAAAAAAGGAAGTCAAGTTATATGAAAAAGGCCAAACAAGCTAA
- a CDS encoding CopG family transcriptional regulator, protein MKKAKQANSITEFDTRFDRGDDIHDLIDISRAIVIHHGKKVRITMDIAQSLVKEIDKIGKQIGIDPDALIKIWLYERIKKERTL, encoded by the coding sequence ATGAAAAAGGCCAAACAAGCTAATAGTATTACAGAATTTGATACTCGCTTTGATCGTGGTGATGATATTCATGATCTTATAGATATTTCACGTGCCATAGTTATTCATCATGGTAAAAAAGTACGCATTACAATGGATATTGCTCAATCACTTGTTAAAGAAATTGATAAAATAGGGAAACAAATTGGTATTGATCCGGATGCATTAATAAAAATTTGGCTTTATGAAAGGATCAAGAAAGAAAGAACTCTTTAA
- a CDS encoding T9SS type A sorting domain-containing protein, translating into MKKYIILITSIILISNGSTAQKVLSTAGKHLYGSKASLNSTIGEPIIKTLTGANSALSQGFHQPGVPCELNAIFSGTDVSCFSASDGTAAVTISSGAPPYTFAWSPLVSADSTADSLSAGVYMVIVTDSNGCAATDSITINQPDSLSVSFTTTQALCGGVCDGQATVIVTGGTPTYATLWNDPVGPITPTITNLCAGTYSVTVSDSNGCTTSGSVIITDSLTLTLITSALNASCSSVCDGIATVTPTTGASPFNYLWDDPAGQTNNIANNLCVGNYSVVVTDAAGCTDTASATVNALTELLLSVTTTNATCGIADGSATVSVTGGTSPFAYTWSNGDSLATADTLSAGVYIATVIDANGCSNFIAAAVSDSGGPDLLDNVINVSCYGGSDGAITTFISGGTQPYTFLWSNGDTTQNISGLVAGPYELTVNDAAGCISNASILVSQPDPLNMSISANDANCSLSDGSATVSVSGGTFPYSYSWSSGGIDSNETGLTAGNYFLSITDSKNCQDSVTVSISNIGGPVITVDSTADISCDDTTGGYIYITVTGGATPYQYNWSDGSVTEDLINVQGGPYNLTITDSIGCIATTNITIAGSNPVSVPICVVTVDSATGKNLIVWEKPQTPRIKAYNIYREGSIPDAYFLAGTVPANALSTFIDSVSNPIQRAYRYKISITDSCDNESELSDVHKTMHLNINEGINNLINLIWDDYQGFSYFTYYVYRYTTSAGWEVLDSLPITLTSFTDPSPPPQNLWYQIEIKYPDPAGCQPTKTFVQAGNPSTAKVLVYNSARSNVSNRLLPSGISQLQATNFEFRVYPNPYTGKTEITYLINENADHGWIKNRANGVNVKLEVFNLLGDKIQVLVNEMQNSGKYKYSFSAAELGYSTGIYILKLSINDSFYIKKLIEY; encoded by the coding sequence ATGAAAAAATATATCATTCTTATAACCAGCATTATTTTAATTTCTAACGGATCAACCGCCCAAAAGGTTCTTTCTACAGCAGGTAAGCACCTCTATGGTTCCAAAGCGTCACTGAACAGCACAATCGGAGAACCAATTATCAAAACCTTAACAGGCGCCAACAGCGCCTTATCGCAGGGGTTTCATCAGCCGGGCGTTCCGTGTGAGCTAAATGCCATTTTTTCAGGTACAGATGTATCCTGCTTCAGCGCCAGTGACGGTACAGCGGCCGTAACCATTTCAAGTGGCGCTCCACCCTATACATTCGCATGGTCGCCCTTAGTCAGCGCTGACTCAACCGCTGACAGCTTATCCGCAGGTGTTTATATGGTAATAGTAACCGATTCAAACGGCTGCGCTGCCACCGACTCTATCACCATCAACCAACCCGACTCGCTCTCCGTGTCTTTTACCACTACGCAGGCATTGTGTGGCGGAGTTTGCGATGGGCAGGCCACAGTAATTGTCACCGGAGGTACTCCCACCTATGCAACCCTTTGGAATGACCCTGTTGGCCCGATAACGCCAACGATCACAAATTTATGTGCCGGTACGTATTCAGTAACAGTGAGTGATTCCAATGGCTGTACAACATCTGGAAGTGTTATCATAACGGATTCATTAACACTTACCCTGATAACTTCCGCTTTAAATGCATCATGCAGCTCAGTATGTGACGGCATTGCAACAGTAACACCAACTACCGGTGCAAGTCCGTTTAATTATCTCTGGGATGATCCTGCGGGGCAAACCAACAATATCGCCAACAATCTTTGTGTGGGAAATTACAGCGTTGTGGTTACCGATGCAGCTGGCTGCACAGATACAGCAAGCGCCACTGTAAATGCTTTGACGGAACTATTGCTTAGTGTAACAACAACAAACGCCACCTGCGGAATAGCTGACGGAAGCGCCACGGTTTCTGTAACTGGCGGAACATCGCCTTTTGCCTATACATGGTCAAATGGTGATTCACTTGCCACTGCTGACACCCTTTCTGCGGGTGTTTATATTGCAACTGTGATTGATGCGAATGGCTGCTCCAATTTTATAGCTGCCGCGGTTAGTGATTCAGGAGGACCTGACTTGCTTGATAATGTTATAAATGTATCATGTTATGGAGGTTCGGATGGAGCCATCACTACCTTTATCAGCGGAGGCACACAACCCTACACTTTCTTATGGTCAAATGGTGATACAACCCAAAATATCTCCGGATTAGTGGCAGGCCCTTATGAGCTCACTGTCAACGATGCGGCAGGTTGTATTTCCAATGCAAGCATCCTTGTAAGCCAGCCTGACCCGCTCAATATGTCCATATCCGCTAATGATGCAAATTGCAGTCTGTCAGATGGCAGTGCAACAGTGAGTGTGAGTGGAGGTACCTTCCCTTACAGCTACTCGTGGTCTTCAGGAGGTATAGATTCAAATGAAACAGGCTTAACGGCAGGAAATTATTTTTTGTCAATTACTGATTCGAAAAATTGCCAGGATTCTGTAACCGTATCCATAAGCAATATCGGTGGTCCTGTGATAACTGTTGATTCCACTGCCGATATTAGCTGCGATGATACTACCGGGGGATATATTTACATAACAGTAACAGGCGGCGCAACGCCATATCAATATAACTGGTCTGATGGATCCGTTACAGAGGATCTCATTAATGTACAGGGAGGCCCATATAACCTCACTATTACGGACAGTATAGGATGTATTGCCACGACAAACATAACAATTGCAGGGTCAAACCCCGTATCGGTTCCGATTTGCGTTGTGACGGTTGACAGCGCTACGGGCAAAAACCTGATCGTCTGGGAAAAGCCTCAAACACCGAGGATCAAAGCGTACAATATTTACAGGGAAGGTTCCATACCCGATGCCTATTTTCTTGCAGGAACGGTACCAGCCAATGCGCTGAGCACTTTTATTGACAGTGTATCCAATCCTATACAAAGAGCCTATAGGTACAAAATATCAATCACAGACTCCTGTGACAATGAATCGGAATTGAGCGATGTTCATAAAACAATGCACCTCAACATCAATGAAGGCATCAACAACTTAATTAACCTGATCTGGGATGATTACCAGGGCTTCAGCTATTTTACTTATTATGTTTACAGATACACAACATCTGCTGGATGGGAAGTGCTGGATTCTTTACCGATCACTCTTACATCATTTACAGATCCATCACCGCCTCCGCAAAACCTCTGGTACCAGATTGAAATAAAGTACCCTGATCCTGCTGGCTGCCAGCCTACCAAAACTTTTGTGCAGGCAGGTAATCCAAGCACGGCTAAGGTACTAGTCTACAATTCTGCCAGGTCAAACGTTTCCAACCGGCTTTTACCAAGCGGTATAAGCCAGTTACAAGCTACAAATTTCGAGTTTCGGGTTTACCCAAATCCATATACCGGTAAAACAGAAATTACCTATTTGATAAATGAAAATGCTGACCACGGTTGGATAAAAAACAGAGCCAACGGGGTAAATGTGAAATTAGAGGTTTTTAATCTACTTGGTGATAAAATACAGGTGTTGGTCAATGAAATGCAAAATAGCGGGAAATATAAATATAGCTTCAGTGCAGCAGAATTGGGATATTCCACGGGAATTTATATATTAAAACTAAGTATTAATGATAGTTTTTACATTAAAAAATTGATTGAGTATTAA
- a CDS encoding ABC transporter substrate-binding protein, with protein sequence MLPILILSSCVSSSEKDKHLKIFRYNQAEGLSSLDPAFARNQANIWAVNQLYNGLVELNLKLEIVPCIARSWQISEDGLYYTFFLRDDVYFHDSEVFSGSPAGSPSSIKGRNVTAKDFVYSFKRIIDPVTASTGAWIFNDKVLRNESGEIEDTCFKATDNYTLKIYLQNPFPPFLEILAMPYAYVVPKEAIDRYGKDFRTNPVGSGPFIFNTWDEGTTMAFLKNQYYWRKVLKTQNSKLKTRNPKSHPTGDQPKAGNIQLPYLDAVQVSFIRDNTQAFFTFQQQKLDFLSWSEDFPKDLILNADGSVQEEFADKFRFQKAPYLHTQYLGFQLDEKFYPDKIGTGGEGRKHPLLDKRVRQALSYAINRKELITYLRYNIGISGTSGIVPAALPSFDADKVKGYDYMPDLAQQLLKQAGYPQGQGFELKLYTNAPYMLIAEYLQKQWAGIGVKVSIDVNPFATHQEMVDNGRIKFFRASWLGDYPDAENYLAMFYSKNFAPAGPNKTHFKNEQFDKLYEQAQLENDTKKRYELYQQMDQIVMDEAPVIVLYYDEVVRLTQNYVSGLEVDAMNMLKLERVDFVK encoded by the coding sequence ATTCTCCCTATTTTAATTCTCAGTAGTTGCGTAAGCAGCAGCGAAAAAGACAAGCACCTAAAAATATTCAGATACAACCAGGCAGAAGGATTGAGCTCTTTGGATCCTGCTTTTGCAAGAAACCAGGCAAATATCTGGGCTGTGAACCAATTGTATAACGGGCTGGTTGAATTGAACCTGAAACTTGAGATCGTCCCCTGTATTGCCAGATCATGGCAAATATCTGAAGATGGACTTTACTATACTTTTTTTTTAAGAGATGATGTATATTTTCATGATAGCGAAGTTTTTAGTGGGAGCCCGGCTGGGAGTCCGTCTTCCATTAAAGGCAGAAATGTTACGGCAAAAGATTTTGTTTACAGTTTTAAGAGGATCATTGATCCGGTTACCGCAAGTACTGGCGCATGGATTTTTAATGATAAGGTGCTAAGAAATGAATCCGGGGAAATTGAAGATACCTGTTTTAAAGCCACAGATAATTATACTTTAAAGATATATTTGCAAAATCCTTTCCCGCCTTTTCTGGAAATATTAGCCATGCCTTATGCATACGTAGTGCCAAAAGAGGCTATTGACCGGTACGGTAAAGATTTCCGTACAAACCCTGTTGGCAGCGGTCCTTTTATTTTTAATACCTGGGACGAAGGCACCACCATGGCGTTTTTAAAAAATCAATATTACTGGAGAAAAGTGCTTAAAACCCAAAACTCAAAACTCAAAACCCGAAACCCGAAATCTCACCCTACGGGTGACCAGCCGAAGGCCGGCAACATCCAATTACCCTATCTCGATGCAGTCCAGGTTTCTTTTATCAGAGACAATACCCAGGCGTTTTTTACTTTTCAGCAGCAGAAGCTTGATTTTCTGTCCTGGTCAGAAGATTTTCCCAAAGACCTGATCCTTAACGCGGATGGTTCGGTTCAGGAAGAATTTGCTGATAAGTTCAGGTTTCAAAAAGCCCCTTATCTGCATACGCAATATCTTGGATTTCAGTTGGATGAAAAGTTTTATCCCGATAAAATCGGGACAGGTGGCGAGGGACGGAAACATCCCCTGCTGGATAAAAGGGTAAGACAAGCATTGAGCTATGCTATCAACCGCAAAGAATTGATCACTTATTTACGTTACAATATTGGCATTTCCGGCACTTCAGGCATCGTACCGGCTGCACTTCCGTCTTTTGACGCGGATAAAGTAAAGGGTTATGATTACATGCCTGACCTGGCACAGCAGCTTTTAAAGCAAGCAGGCTACCCTCAAGGGCAAGGTTTTGAGCTAAAGCTTTATACAAATGCACCCTACATGCTAATCGCAGAATATTTGCAAAAACAATGGGCAGGTATTGGAGTGAAGGTGAGCATTGATGTAAACCCGTTTGCCACGCACCAGGAGATGGTAGATAACGGGAGGATAAAATTTTTCAGGGCATCCTGGCTGGGCGACTATCCTGATGCTGAGAATTATCTGGCTATGTTTTACAGCAAAAATTTTGCACCGGCAGGACCAAATAAAACTCATTTTAAGAATGAACAGTTCGATAAACTGTATGAACAAGCCCAGCTTGAAAATGATACAAAAAAACGCTATGAATTGTATCAGCAGATGGACCAAATAGTGATGGACGAGGCACCGGTGATCGTGCTATATTATGATGAAGTGGTTAGGCTGACCCAGAATTATGTGTCAGGTCTGGAAGTGGATGCAATGAATATGCTGAAATTAGAGCGTGTGGATTTTGTGAAATGA
- a CDS encoding DUF2442 domain-containing protein has product MNEIIKIKVLDNYKIWLKFKDGVTKTVNFRPFIGKGFTREILNSEYFKKVKIESGGGLTWPNGYDFCPDFLKDHVGDEELVNK; this is encoded by the coding sequence ATGAATGAGATAATAAAAATAAAAGTGTTAGATAATTATAAAATCTGGTTGAAATTTAAAGATGGAGTTACAAAAACGGTTAACTTTCGCCCTTTCATAGGTAAAGGATTTACCCGTGAAATTTTAAATTCTGAATATTTTAAAAAAGTAAAAATAGAAAGCGGTGGCGGATTGACTTGGCCAAATGGATATGATTTTTGTCCGGATTTTTTAAAGGACCACGTTGGGGATGAAGAATTAGTTAATAAATAG